The following coding sequences are from one Bradyrhizobium sp. WSM471 window:
- a CDS encoding inositol monophosphatase family protein: MLYSATINVMVKAARRAGRSLKRDLGEIEHLQVSLKGPANFVSLADKRAEEILYQDLAKARPGYGFIGEEGGTREGSDKSHTWIVDPLDGTTNFLHGIPQFAISIGLSREGTIIAGVIYNPANDELYIAERGKGAFLNDQRLRVAGRRQLNECVVACGLPHIGRGDHEEFRREMTAMQERVAGLRRFGAASLDLAFVAAGRLDGYWERNLQSWDIAAGIIMLREAGGTITDIDTPGDALVTGNVVCGNEFVHGELVKILRK; the protein is encoded by the coding sequence ATGCTGTATTCCGCAACTATCAACGTCATGGTCAAGGCCGCGCGCCGCGCCGGCCGCAGCCTCAAGCGCGATCTCGGCGAGATCGAGCATCTCCAGGTCTCGCTGAAGGGGCCGGCCAACTTCGTCTCACTGGCCGACAAGCGCGCCGAGGAGATTCTCTACCAGGACCTCGCCAAGGCCCGGCCCGGCTACGGCTTCATCGGCGAGGAAGGCGGCACGCGCGAGGGCTCCGACAAGAGCCACACCTGGATCGTCGATCCGCTCGACGGCACCACCAACTTCCTGCACGGCATCCCGCAATTCGCGATCTCGATCGGGCTTTCGCGCGAAGGCACCATCATCGCCGGCGTGATCTACAATCCCGCCAATGACGAGCTCTACATCGCCGAGCGTGGCAAGGGCGCCTTCCTCAACGACCAACGCCTGCGCGTGGCCGGCCGCCGCCAGCTCAACGAATGCGTGGTGGCCTGCGGCCTTCCCCATATCGGCCGCGGCGACCACGAGGAATTCCGCCGCGAGATGACCGCGATGCAGGAGCGCGTCGCCGGCCTGCGCCGCTTCGGCGCCGCCTCGCTCGACCTCGCCTTCGTCGCCGCCGGCCGCCTCGACGGCTATTGGGAACGCAATCTGCAATCCTGGGACATCGCGGCGGGCATCATCATGCTGCGCGAGGCGGGCGGCACGATCACCGACATCGACACGCCCGGCGATGCGCTGGTGACGGGCAATGTCGTGTGCGGGAATGAATTCGTGCACGGGGAATTGGTGAAGATTTTGCGGAAGTAG
- a CDS encoding class I fructose-bisphosphate aldolase, producing the protein MNLTELNRIATAMVAPGKGILAADESSGTIKKRFDAIGVESTEENRRDYREMLFRSNEAMSRYISGVILYDETIWQNAKDGTPLVKLIESSGAIPGIKVDEGTQPLPMCPGELVTVGLDKLAERLKKYYERGARFAKWRAVIDIGSGIPSMTAISVNAHALARYAALCQAAQIVPIVEPEVLMDGDHDIDRCYEVTSRVLNKTFQELRVQRVALEGMVLKPNMAISGKKSAKQASVGEVAEKTIRLLRACVPAAVPGIAFLSGGQSDEEATAHLNAMHKLGPLPWGLTFSYGRALQAAPQKAWSGKAENVAAGQNAFSHRARMNGLASKGEWQSSLEQKAA; encoded by the coding sequence ATGAATCTGACTGAGCTCAACAGGATCGCGACTGCCATGGTCGCGCCCGGCAAGGGCATCCTTGCCGCCGACGAATCCTCCGGCACCATCAAGAAGCGTTTCGACGCGATCGGCGTGGAATCGACCGAGGAGAACCGCCGCGACTATCGCGAGATGCTGTTCCGCTCGAACGAAGCCATGAGCCGCTATATCTCCGGCGTCATCCTCTACGACGAGACGATCTGGCAGAACGCAAAGGACGGCACGCCCCTGGTCAAGCTGATCGAGAGCAGCGGCGCCATTCCCGGCATCAAGGTCGACGAGGGCACGCAACCCCTGCCGATGTGCCCGGGAGAGCTCGTCACCGTCGGGCTCGACAAGCTCGCCGAACGGCTGAAGAAATATTACGAGCGCGGCGCACGCTTCGCCAAATGGCGCGCGGTGATCGACATCGGCAGCGGCATTCCCTCGATGACCGCGATCAGCGTCAACGCCCACGCGCTGGCGCGCTACGCAGCGCTGTGCCAGGCCGCGCAGATCGTGCCGATCGTCGAGCCCGAAGTGCTGATGGACGGCGACCACGACATCGATCGCTGCTATGAGGTGACGAGCCGTGTGCTCAACAAGACGTTTCAGGAATTGCGCGTGCAGCGCGTCGCGCTCGAGGGCATGGTGCTGAAGCCGAACATGGCCATCTCCGGCAAGAAATCCGCGAAGCAGGCTTCCGTCGGGGAGGTCGCGGAGAAGACGATACGGCTGCTCAGGGCATGCGTGCCCGCGGCGGTGCCCGGCATCGCCTTCCTCTCCGGCGGCCAGTCGGATGAAGAGGCAACGGCGCATCTCAACGCCATGCACAAGCTCGGCCCGCTGCCCTGGGGCCTGACCTTCTCCTACGGTCGCGCACTCCAGGCCGCGCCGCAGAAGGCCTGGTCGGGCAAGGCCGAGAACGTCGCGGCCGGACAAAACGCATTCAGTCACCGCGCGCGCATGAACGGTCTCGCCTCCAAAGGCGAATGGCAAAGCAGCCTGGAACAGAAAGCGGCCTAG
- a CDS encoding AAA family ATPase — protein MRPTEIAISNYRSIRRLSIPIHPLSVFVGENGVGKSNLYKSLSLLRDSATGQITRTIADEGGLNSVCWSGIRKRGEDGRLRLSATFDSMSYSIELGFPSPLQAAFSGEPMIKTEMIETTRGKRTVKLMERINSLISVRGESGAWSSHKDAVLPSETALAAFSDGKQCPEIDLIRNAMLGWRFYHDFRTDPASPIRKPCLAIATPSLSADGIDLAATLATLYVIREDANDLQDAIQDAFPGAELRAWEQNGRCEFDLQLPDMPRPFRAHELSDGTLKYICLLAVFMGYRLPPFIALNEPETSLHPSLLAPLARLIAKASRRADIWIVTHSEQLMDALRSESSVPLRRVIKSKGATAIEGLTIGGEYRDEEEDDEDEDEDEDEDS, from the coding sequence ATGCGTCCGACCGAAATTGCGATCTCGAACTATCGCTCCATTCGGCGGCTCTCCATACCCATCCATCCCTTGTCCGTGTTTGTCGGCGAAAATGGAGTCGGCAAATCCAATCTGTACAAGTCCCTGTCGCTGCTGCGCGACTCGGCGACCGGTCAGATCACCCGCACGATCGCCGATGAAGGCGGGTTGAATTCGGTCTGCTGGTCCGGCATACGCAAACGAGGCGAAGACGGTCGGCTGCGGCTGTCGGCCACATTCGACAGCATGAGCTATTCCATCGAGCTCGGGTTTCCGAGCCCGCTTCAGGCCGCGTTTTCCGGCGAGCCGATGATCAAGACCGAAATGATCGAAACGACGCGCGGCAAACGAACGGTCAAGCTGATGGAGCGCATCAATTCGCTCATCAGCGTCCGCGGCGAGAGCGGCGCCTGGAGCAGCCACAAGGATGCGGTGCTGCCGTCAGAGACCGCGCTTGCGGCTTTTTCCGATGGCAAGCAATGCCCGGAAATCGACCTGATCAGAAATGCGATGCTGGGCTGGCGATTCTATCATGACTTCCGCACTGATCCGGCGTCACCGATACGAAAGCCTTGTCTCGCAATCGCAACGCCCTCGCTCAGCGCCGATGGCATCGATCTGGCTGCCACCCTGGCGACCCTCTACGTCATTCGGGAAGACGCCAACGACCTGCAGGACGCGATCCAGGATGCATTCCCGGGCGCCGAACTCCGTGCATGGGAACAAAACGGCAGGTGTGAATTCGATCTGCAATTGCCGGATATGCCGCGGCCGTTCAGGGCTCATGAACTATCCGACGGGACGTTGAAATATATCTGCCTGCTCGCAGTGTTCATGGGTTACCGGCTGCCGCCGTTCATTGCGCTGAACGAACCCGAGACAAGCCTGCATCCGTCGTTGCTGGCGCCACTGGCCAGGCTCATCGCCAAGGCATCACGCCGCGCCGATATCTGGATTGTCACCCATTCGGAACAGCTGATGGACGCACTGCGAAGCGAGAGTTCGGTCCCGCTTCGCCGGGTGATCAAGTCGAAAGGCGCCACGGCCATCGAGGGCCTGACCATCGGCGGTGAATATCGCGACGAGGAAGAGGATGACGAGGACGAGGACGAGGACGAGGACGAGGATTCTTGA
- the tkt gene encoding transketolase, translated as MTQVDHNRMANAIRGLAMDGVEKAKSGHPGLPMGAADMATVLFTQFLKFDVAALDWPDRDRFVLSAGHGSMLIYSLLYLIGSPEMTIDQLKDFRQLGSLTPGHPEHGHTKGIETTTGPLGQGISTAVGMALAEKMLAAEFGRKIVDHHTYVIASDGDLMEGVSQEAIAMAGHWKLNKLIVLYDDNGISIDGPTSISDSVDQVKRFKSAGWAAEKIDGHDQAAIAAAITRAQKSNKPTLIACRTTIGFGAPHKAGTNKVHGEALGADELKAAKENLGISLEPFSVPDDVLKAWRAAGSRGAAARQEWEARLGELGSRKRAEFERRLRHERPAALAKAFKGYKKELLEKPMNAATRKSSEAVIEVIAGAMPMEFLAGSADLTGSNNNKAKSATAFSAKTPKGRFIHYGIREHGMCAAMNGIFLHGGFAPNGATFLVFTDYARPAMRLAALMGTGVVYVMTHDSIGLGEDGPTHQPVEHLSALRAIPNMRVFRPCDSIEVAECWELALNRIDGPTVLALTRQNLPQLRTAAPNESPCRFGAYELVAAQGEAKATLFASGSEVEMAVAAQKQLAERGIPTRVVSVPSLELLLAQPKERRDEIIGNAPIKVAIEAAVRWGWDAVIGQDGEFIGMHSFGASAPLNKVFQHFGITAEAAVNAVLKRVS; from the coding sequence ATGACGCAGGTCGATCACAACCGTATGGCCAATGCGATCCGCGGCCTTGCCATGGACGGCGTCGAGAAGGCGAAATCGGGTCATCCGGGCCTGCCGATGGGCGCCGCCGACATGGCGACCGTGCTGTTCACGCAATTCCTGAAATTCGACGTCGCCGCGCTGGACTGGCCGGACCGCGACCGCTTCGTGCTCTCGGCCGGGCACGGCTCAATGCTGATCTATTCGCTGCTGTATCTGATCGGCAGCCCCGAGATGACGATCGACCAGCTCAAGGACTTTCGTCAGTTGGGGTCGCTGACACCAGGACATCCCGAGCATGGCCACACCAAGGGCATCGAGACCACCACCGGTCCGCTCGGCCAGGGCATTTCCACCGCCGTCGGCATGGCGCTCGCCGAGAAGATGCTCGCCGCCGAGTTCGGCAGGAAGATCGTCGATCACCACACCTATGTGATCGCTTCCGACGGCGATTTGATGGAAGGCGTGTCGCAGGAAGCGATCGCGATGGCCGGTCATTGGAAGCTCAACAAGCTGATCGTGCTGTATGACGACAACGGCATTTCGATCGATGGTCCGACCTCGATCTCCGATTCCGTGGACCAGGTGAAGCGCTTCAAGTCGGCGGGTTGGGCGGCCGAAAAGATCGACGGCCACGACCAGGCCGCGATAGCAGCCGCGATCACGCGCGCGCAGAAATCAAACAAGCCCACGCTGATTGCTTGCCGCACCACCATCGGCTTCGGCGCCCCGCACAAGGCCGGCACCAACAAGGTCCACGGCGAAGCGCTCGGCGCCGACGAGCTCAAGGCCGCCAAGGAAAATCTCGGCATTTCGCTGGAGCCGTTCTCGGTGCCCGACGACGTGCTCAAGGCCTGGCGCGCAGCCGGCAGCCGTGGCGCGGCGGCACGACAGGAATGGGAAGCAAGGCTCGGTGAACTCGGCAGCCGCAAGCGCGCCGAGTTCGAGCGTCGCCTGCGCCACGAGCGCCCGGCAGCGCTGGCAAAGGCGTTCAAAGGCTACAAGAAGGAGCTGCTGGAAAAGCCGATGAATGCGGCGACCCGCAAATCCTCCGAAGCCGTGATCGAAGTGATTGCCGGCGCGATGCCGATGGAGTTTCTGGCGGGCTCGGCCGACCTCACCGGCTCCAACAACAACAAGGCGAAATCGGCAACCGCGTTCTCGGCCAAGACGCCGAAGGGCCGCTTCATCCATTACGGCATCCGCGAGCACGGCATGTGCGCGGCGATGAACGGCATCTTCCTGCACGGTGGTTTTGCGCCGAACGGCGCGACCTTCCTGGTGTTCACGGATTATGCACGGCCGGCGATGCGGCTCGCCGCGTTGATGGGGACCGGGGTCGTTTATGTCATGACCCACGATTCCATCGGCCTCGGCGAAGACGGCCCGACCCACCAGCCGGTCGAACATCTCTCGGCGCTGCGCGCCATTCCCAACATGCGCGTGTTCCGCCCGTGCGATTCCATCGAGGTTGCCGAGTGCTGGGAGCTCGCGCTCAACCGCATCGACGGCCCGACAGTGCTGGCGCTGACCCGGCAGAACCTGCCGCAGCTGCGCACCGCCGCACCGAACGAGAGTCCCTGCCGGTTTGGCGCCTACGAGCTGGTGGCCGCCCAGGGCGAAGCCAAGGCGACGCTGTTCGCCTCGGGCTCCGAAGTGGAGATGGCCGTGGCCGCCCAGAAGCAGCTCGCCGAGCGCGGCATTCCGACCCGGGTGGTTTCGGTTCCCTCGCTCGAGCTCCTGCTAGCGCAACCAAAGGAACGCCGCGACGAGATCATCGGCAACGCCCCCATCAAGGTCGCGATCGAGGCCGCCGTGCGCTGGGGCTGGGACGCCGTGATCGGCCAGGATGGCGAATTTATCGGCATGCACTCCTTCGGCGCCAGCGCCCCTCTCAACAAGGTATTCCAGCACTTTGGCATTACCGCCGAGGCCGCGGTTAACGCCGTTCTGAAACGCGTTTCCTGA
- the gap gene encoding type I glyceraldehyde-3-phosphate dehydrogenase, whose translation MAVRVGINGFGRIGRNILRAIAESGRKDIEVVGINDLGPVETNAHLLRFDSVHGRFPGTVTVDGDTISLGGNKIKVTAERDPSKLPWKDLGIDIAMECTGIFTSKDKASAHLTAGAKRVLVSAPADGADATIVFGVNHDTLTREHLVVSNGSCTTNCLAPIAKVLNDLVGIETGFMTTIHAYTGDQPTLDTMHKDLYRGRAAAMSMIPTSTGAAKAIGLVLPELKGKLDGVAIRVPTPNVSVVDLKIVAKRATDPKEINEAMKRASEQQLKGILGYTTAPNVSIDFNHDPHSSTFHMDQTKVQNGTLVRVMSWYDNEWGFSNRMADTAVAMAKVI comes from the coding sequence ATGGCAGTCCGCGTCGGAATCAACGGTTTTGGCCGCATCGGCCGCAACATCCTGCGGGCCATTGCCGAGTCCGGCCGCAAGGACATCGAGGTCGTCGGCATCAACGACCTCGGCCCGGTCGAGACCAATGCGCATCTGCTTCGCTTCGACAGCGTTCATGGCCGCTTCCCCGGCACCGTGACCGTCGATGGCGACACGATCAGCCTCGGCGGCAACAAGATCAAGGTGACCGCCGAGCGCGATCCCTCGAAGCTGCCCTGGAAGGATCTCGGCATCGACATCGCGATGGAATGCACCGGCATCTTCACCTCGAAGGACAAGGCCTCCGCGCATCTGACCGCCGGCGCCAAGCGCGTGCTGGTCTCCGCGCCCGCCGACGGCGCCGACGCCACCATCGTCTTCGGCGTCAACCACGACACGCTGACCCGGGAACATCTGGTCGTCTCCAACGGCTCCTGCACCACCAACTGTCTTGCGCCGATCGCCAAGGTGCTGAACGACCTCGTCGGCATCGAGACCGGCTTCATGACCACGATCCACGCCTACACCGGCGACCAGCCGACGCTCGACACCATGCACAAGGATCTCTATCGCGGCCGCGCGGCTGCGATGTCGATGATCCCGACCTCGACCGGCGCCGCCAAGGCGATCGGCCTCGTGCTGCCGGAACTCAAGGGCAAGCTCGACGGCGTCGCGATCCGCGTGCCGACCCCGAACGTCTCGGTCGTCGACCTCAAGATCGTGGCGAAGCGCGCCACCGATCCGAAGGAAATCAACGAGGCGATGAAGCGTGCCTCCGAGCAGCAGCTCAAGGGCATCCTCGGCTACACCACCGCGCCGAACGTCTCGATCGACTTCAACCACGACCCGCACTCCTCGACGTTCCACATGGACCAGACCAAGGTGCAGAACGGCACGCTGGTGCGCGTGATGTCCTGGTACGACAACGAGTGGGGTTTCTCGAATCGCATGGCGGATACCGCCGTCGCGATGGCGAAGGTGATCTAA
- the pgk gene encoding phosphoglycerate kinase — MTDKFRTLDDVDVKGKRVLLRVDLNVPMENGRVSDATRLERVAPTITEISDKGGKVILLAHFGRPKGRDAKDSLKPVAEALAKVVKKPVAFADDCIGEPAATAVAGLKDGDILCLENTRFHKEEEKNDPAFVAELAKLGDIWVNDAFSAAHRAHASTEGLGHKLPAYAGRTMQAELVALEKALGSPTKPVIAIIGGAKVSTKIDLLENLVTKVDALVIGGGMANTFLHAQGVGIGKSLAEKDLAATALRIMEKAEAANCAIILPVDATVAYHFAANAPSHAYGLDAIPADGMILDVGPQSIARVHAAIDDAATLVWNGPLGAFEMQPFDRGTMSAAKHAAERTKAKKLISIAGGGDTVAALNQAHVAGQFTYVSTAGGAFLEWMEGKPLPGVEVLRTK; from the coding sequence ATGACCGACAAATTCCGCACCCTCGACGACGTCGACGTGAAGGGCAAACGCGTGCTGCTGCGCGTGGATCTCAACGTGCCCATGGAGAACGGGCGCGTCAGCGACGCGACCCGGCTCGAGCGCGTCGCGCCGACCATCACCGAAATCTCGGACAAGGGCGGCAAGGTCATCCTGCTCGCGCATTTCGGCCGGCCGAAAGGGCGCGATGCCAAGGACTCGCTCAAGCCCGTGGCCGAGGCGCTCGCCAAGGTCGTGAAGAAGCCCGTCGCCTTCGCCGACGACTGCATCGGCGAGCCCGCGGCCACGGCCGTTGCCGGCTTGAAGGATGGCGACATTCTCTGTCTGGAAAATACCCGCTTCCACAAAGAGGAAGAGAAGAACGATCCCGCCTTTGTCGCGGAGCTCGCAAAACTCGGCGACATCTGGGTCAATGACGCGTTCTCGGCCGCGCACCGCGCCCATGCCTCGACCGAAGGCCTCGGCCACAAGCTGCCCGCCTATGCCGGCCGCACGATGCAGGCCGAGCTGGTTGCGCTGGAGAAGGCGCTGGGCTCACCGACCAAGCCCGTCATCGCGATCATCGGCGGCGCCAAGGTCTCGACCAAGATCGACCTGCTCGAAAACCTCGTGACCAAGGTCGACGCGCTCGTGATCGGCGGCGGCATGGCCAACACCTTCCTGCACGCCCAGGGCGTCGGCATCGGCAAGTCGCTGGCCGAGAAGGATCTCGCCGCGACCGCGCTGCGCATCATGGAAAAGGCGGAAGCCGCCAACTGCGCCATCATCCTGCCGGTCGACGCCACCGTCGCCTATCATTTCGCGGCCAACGCGCCGTCGCACGCCTATGGCCTCGACGCGATCCCGGCCGACGGCATGATCCTCGACGTCGGTCCGCAATCGATCGCACGTGTGCACGCCGCGATCGACGATGCGGCGACGCTGGTCTGGAACGGACCGCTCGGTGCGTTCGAAATGCAGCCGTTCGACCGCGGCACGATGTCCGCCGCCAAGCATGCCGCCGAGCGCACCAAGGCCAAGAAGCTGATCTCGATCGCGGGCGGCGGCGACACCGTCGCGGCCCTCAACCAGGCGCATGTGGCCGGTCAGTTCACCTATGTCTCGACCGCCGGTGGCGCATTTCTTGAATGGATGGAAGGCAAGCCCCTGCCCGGCGTCGAAGTTCTGCGCACCAAGTAA
- a CDS encoding tetratricopeptide repeat protein encodes MKLPRITILATLLLTVPAAAQLQITPPVATPNPSAEKTKDKPKATPHTITKKKEAAPAPKPSASPKPSASPKPAPAATVIPAPPTDNPNVDLVYGAYQRGQYKTAFELATARAETGDAKAMTMLGELYSNAMGIRRDYAKALQWYKRASDAGDREAMFALAMLRMTGRGGPVDKNEAVKLMASAAKLGEPKAAYNLALLYLDGQTLPQDVKRSAELLRQAADAGLPEAQYALATFYKEGTGVPKDLERAVRLLQVATLTDNVDAEVEYAIALFNGTGTPKNQPAAVALLRKASRQGSAIAQNRLAWVLINGMGTAVDKVEGFKWHLVAKTAGKGDPELDKQLSDLPAEDRAKAEAAARKWLGTK; translated from the coding sequence ATGAAGCTCCCGCGCATCACCATCCTGGCCACGCTGCTGCTCACAGTGCCCGCGGCCGCGCAGCTCCAGATCACGCCGCCCGTGGCAACGCCGAACCCTTCGGCCGAGAAAACCAAGGACAAGCCGAAGGCCACGCCGCACACCATCACCAAGAAGAAGGAAGCGGCGCCGGCACCCAAACCGTCAGCCTCCCCCAAACCTTCAGCGTCCCCAAAGCCTGCACCAGCGGCGACCGTGATTCCGGCGCCTCCGACCGACAATCCCAACGTCGATCTGGTGTACGGCGCCTATCAGCGCGGCCAGTACAAGACCGCCTTCGAACTCGCCACCGCCCGTGCCGAGACCGGCGATGCCAAGGCGATGACCATGCTGGGTGAGCTCTATTCCAACGCCATGGGCATCCGGCGCGACTACGCCAAGGCGCTGCAATGGTACAAGCGCGCATCTGATGCCGGCGACCGAGAGGCGATGTTCGCGCTCGCCATGCTCAGGATGACCGGCCGCGGCGGCCCGGTCGACAAGAACGAGGCGGTCAAGCTGATGGCGTCCGCCGCCAAGCTCGGCGAGCCCAAGGCGGCCTATAATCTCGCGCTGCTCTATCTCGACGGCCAGACCCTGCCGCAGGACGTCAAGCGCTCCGCCGAGCTGCTGCGCCAGGCGGCTGATGCCGGCCTGCCGGAGGCGCAATACGCGCTCGCGACCTTCTACAAGGAAGGCACCGGCGTTCCGAAAGACCTGGAACGGGCGGTGCGTCTGCTCCAGGTCGCCACGCTGACCGACAATGTCGATGCCGAGGTCGAATACGCCATCGCGCTGTTCAACGGCACCGGCACGCCGAAGAACCAGCCGGCGGCCGTAGCCCTGCTCCGCAAGGCGTCCCGACAGGGCAGCGCGATCGCGCAGAACCGGCTGGCCTGGGTGCTGATCAACGGCATGGGCACGGCCGTGGACAAGGTCGAGGGCTTCAAATGGCACCTGGTGGCCAAGACCGCCGGCAAGGGCGATCCGGAGCTGGACAAGCAATTGTCCGATCTGCCGGCCGAGGACCGGGCCAAGGCCGAGGCCGCCGCCAGGAAATGGCTCGGGACCAAATGA
- the fba gene encoding class II fructose-bisphosphate aldolase (catalyzes the reversible aldol condensation of dihydroxyacetonephosphate and glyceraldehyde 3-phosphate in the Calvin cycle, glycolysis, and/or gluconeogenesis), which yields MARITLRQLLDHAAENDYGVPAFNINNMEQALAIMDAANQVDAPVIIQASRGARSYANDVMLKHMMDAVTEIYPHIPVCVHLDHGNEPATCMTAIQAGFTSVMMDGSLKADGKTPGDWGYNVGVTKTVTDMAHLGGISVEGELGVLGSLETGMGDKEDGHGAEGKLSHDQLLTNPDEAVKFVQETQVDALAIAMGTSHGAYKFTRKPDGDILAMNVIEEIHRKLPNMHLVMHGSSSVPQDLQDIINAYGGKMKPTWGVPVAEIQRGIKNGVRKINIDTDNRMAMTGQIRKVLKDNPEEFDPRKYLKPAMEAMTKLCKQRLQEFNTAGQASKIKKVLTTAEMAKRYAKGELAPKVA from the coding sequence ATGGCTCGGATCACGTTGCGTCAATTGCTCGACCATGCGGCGGAGAACGATTACGGCGTCCCGGCCTTCAACATCAACAACATGGAGCAGGCACTGGCGATCATGGACGCGGCCAACCAGGTCGACGCGCCCGTCATCATCCAGGCCTCGCGCGGTGCGCGCTCCTACGCCAACGACGTCATGCTCAAGCACATGATGGACGCGGTGACCGAGATTTATCCGCACATTCCGGTCTGCGTGCATCTCGACCACGGCAACGAGCCGGCAACCTGCATGACCGCGATCCAGGCCGGCTTCACCTCGGTGATGATGGACGGCTCGCTCAAGGCCGACGGCAAGACCCCCGGCGACTGGGGCTACAATGTCGGCGTGACCAAGACCGTGACCGACATGGCCCATCTCGGCGGCATCTCGGTCGAGGGCGAGCTCGGCGTGCTCGGCTCGCTCGAGACCGGCATGGGCGACAAGGAAGACGGCCACGGCGCCGAGGGCAAGCTCAGCCACGACCAGCTCCTGACCAATCCGGATGAAGCCGTGAAGTTCGTGCAGGAGACCCAGGTCGACGCGCTCGCGATCGCGATGGGGACGTCTCACGGTGCTTACAAATTCACCCGCAAGCCCGACGGTGACATCCTCGCCATGAACGTGATCGAGGAGATCCACCGCAAGCTGCCGAACATGCATCTCGTCATGCACGGCTCCTCGTCGGTGCCGCAGGACCTCCAGGACATCATCAACGCCTATGGCGGCAAGATGAAGCCGACCTGGGGCGTGCCTGTTGCCGAGATCCAGCGCGGCATCAAGAACGGCGTGCGCAAGATCAACATCGACACCGACAACCGCATGGCGATGACCGGCCAGATCCGGAAGGTGCTCAAGGACAATCCGGAAGAGTTCGACCCGCGCAAATACCTGAAGCCCGCGATGGAAGCGATGACCAAGCTGTGCAAGCAGCGGCTCCAGGAATTCAATACCGCCGGCCAAGCCTCCAAGATCAAGAAGGTGCTGACCACGGCCGAGATGGCCAAGCGCTACGCCAAGGGCGAGCTCGCCCCGAAGGTGGCGTGA
- a CDS encoding thiamine phosphate synthase, with product MSNKSPPPRPAPRLYLATPVVDDPASLLAELPGLLAAADVAAVLLRLKETDQRTMISRIKALAPPVQKAGAALLVDGHPELVARGGADGAHLPGIAALKEALPSLKPDRIAGVGGLTTRHHSMDAGEIGADYLLFGEPDAKGQRPSSQAIAERLDWWAELFEPPCVGFAMSLEEAHEFAANGADFVLVDDFIWADPRGPKAALVEIDAAIKKAHATALAGQNPAGQEHG from the coding sequence TTGTCGAACAAATCTCCTCCGCCGCGCCCGGCGCCGCGCCTTTATCTCGCGACGCCCGTCGTCGACGATCCCGCTTCGCTTCTGGCCGAGCTGCCCGGCCTGCTCGCCGCCGCCGATGTGGCGGCCGTGCTGTTGCGGCTGAAGGAAACCGATCAGCGCACCATGATCTCGCGGATCAAGGCGCTCGCGCCGCCGGTTCAGAAAGCGGGCGCCGCGCTGCTCGTCGACGGCCATCCTGAGCTCGTCGCGCGCGGCGGCGCCGACGGCGCGCACCTGCCCGGCATCGCCGCGCTGAAAGAGGCGCTGCCATCGCTCAAGCCCGATCGCATCGCCGGAGTCGGCGGGCTGACGACGCGGCACCATTCGATGGATGCGGGCGAGATCGGCGCGGATTATTTGCTGTTCGGCGAGCCCGACGCAAAGGGCCAGCGGCCGTCGTCGCAAGCGATCGCCGAGCGGCTGGACTGGTGGGCCGAGCTGTTCGAGCCGCCCTGCGTCGGCTTTGCCATGTCGCTGGAAGAGGCCCACGAATTCGCCGCCAACGGCGCCGATTTCGTGCTGGTGGACGACTTCATCTGGGCCGATCCGCGCGGACCCAAGGCCGCGCTGGTCGAGATCGACGCTGCGATCAAGAAGGCCCATGCGACTGCGCTTGCGGGCCAAAATCCTGCGGGTCAAGAGCACGGCTAG
- a CDS encoding DUF4164 domain-containing protein: MNDRVSNSSAMTESSAVEIEIATRRLMAALDSLESAVERRRDADRDENELAARIQALGADRSRLADELDGALVKARKLERSSREISDRLDSAIVTIRSVLDTGEDG; the protein is encoded by the coding sequence ATGAACGATCGCGTATCCAACAGCTCTGCCATGACCGAGTCCTCGGCCGTCGAGATCGAGATCGCGACCCGCAGGCTCATGGCGGCGCTCGACTCCCTCGAAAGCGCGGTGGAGCGGCGGCGCGATGCCGATCGCGACGAGAACGAGCTCGCCGCGCGAATCCAGGCGTTGGGCGCGGACCGCTCGCGCCTTGCCGACGAGCTCGACGGCGCGCTGGTGAAGGCGCGCAAGCTCGAGCGCTCCAGCCGCGAGATCTCCGATCGGCTGGATTCCGCGATCGTCACGATACGCTCGGTGCTCGATACCGGAGAGGATGGATGA